A section of the Salvelinus fontinalis isolate EN_2023a chromosome 33, ASM2944872v1, whole genome shotgun sequence genome encodes:
- the LOC129832409 gene encoding B-cell lymphoma/leukemia 11A-like, which translates to MSRRKQGSRPQHLSAIQDAPEPLDAVTPSLEERGSLPRVRGIEEVRDLLTCGQCSQAFPLAHILAFIQHKQGGCRSRNHAPSTHTPPSPANRTQRRGDVTKVEAGFVELRRVTDTSRGEEHSVKVKMEPNRTEEPSCFTCQLCECVLPSAWALLQHAQHTHSFSIYQEDGEQEKDDEEKMGRWGHQHSKPAATLDPCQLSHTLATAFHPSVLRLPRIFSPRQNRRPASQASSIPSSRERQALNFCLRELAEGGNTTILTTAGDLVTSPSPSPPATSSYPQCGPAQAGFPCELCGQGFQSLRSLSAHRRTHACERPYHCGLCDQAFAQSGQLARHMRSHRGETGGGYEGVEVGLVGEDEGGRQGMRGRFVMQGAGERVLSGPGERETSELDLSQSKPHSPGSGLILLSSQPGGPDMSLLRLFQPQGEVVEGQEEPQHASPYASPSGGSLESGETGGSGESGIASGNCTPKRPEREERAQVGGEWVSERDGEMAGGEKEWLAGGDIEVVQEWQRESERRGGNGVISSNSGNNDGGSGKKKKEEACEYCGKQFRNSSNLTVHRRSHTGERPYQCGLCSYACAQSSKLTRHMKTHGAHGARAPFLCQLCGVPFTVYATLEKHLKKVHGLSHSSVGAYTQASAADANWALVKMEDGLVIKMEDEASTDQKESNMAAIDVGVEAEENQKGEVDGTVSPAIVEDSVGELPTEGSVDVGLV; encoded by the exons ATGTCCAGACGCAAACAAGGCAGCCGACCGCAACACCTGAGTGCAATTCAAG ATGCCCCTGAGCCCTTGGACGCTGTCACTCCATCATTGGAGGAGAGGGGGTCCCTTCCCCGGGTCAGGGGTATTGAGGAGGTTCGTGACCTGCTGACCTGTGGGCAGTGCAGCCAGGCCTTCCCTCTCGCCCACATCCTGGCCTTCATCCAGCACAAACAGGGGGGCTGCCGCTCCCGGAATCACGCCCCCAGCAcccacacccctccctccccagcCAACCGGACACAGCGACGCGGTGATGTCACTAAGGTAGAGGCTGGGTTCGTGGAGCTGAGGAGAGTGACAGACACGTCCAGAGGGGAGGAGCATAGTGTGAAGGTGAAGATGGAGCCtaacagaacag AAGAGCCGTCCTGCTTTACCTGccaactgtgtgagtgtgtgttgccCTCTGCCTGGGCCCTGCTCCAACACGCCCAGCACACACACTCCTTCAGCATCTACCAGGAGGACGGTGAGCAGGAGAAGGATGACGAGGAGAAGATGGGAAGATGGGGTCACCAGCACTCCAAACCTGCAGCTACCCTGGATCCCTGTCAACTGAGCCACACCCTGGCCACTGCCTTCCACCCTTCCGTTCTGCGTCTGCCCCGCATCTTCAGCCCTCGTCAGAACCGCAGGCCAGCTTCTCAGGCCAGCTCTATCCCTTCCTCCAGAGAACGACAGGCCCTCAACTTCTGTCTGAGAGAGCTGGCTGAGGGCGGTAACACCACCATCCTCACCACCGCTGGAGATCTGGTTACCTCTCCGTCGCCATCCCCCCCGGCCACCTCTTCCTACCCCCAGTGCGGACCCGCCCAGGCGGGGTTTCCCTGTGAGCTGTGTGGCCAGGGTTTCCAGTCCCTACGCAGCCTGTCAGCCCACCGGAGGACCCACGCATGTGAGCGGCCCTACCACTGTGGCTTGTGTGACCAGGCCTTTGCCCAGAGTGGTCAGCTGGCTCGCCACATGAGGAGTCACCgcggagagacaggagggggctACGAGGGGGTGGAGGTGGGGCTGGTAGGGGAGGATGAGGGGGGTCGGcaggggatgagagggagatttGTAATGCAGGGGGCAGGAGAGAGGGTGTTGAGTGgaccaggggagagggagacctCTGAGTTGGACCTATCCCAGTCCAAGCCTCACTCCCCAGGCTCTGGACTGATCCTGCTCTCTTCCCAGCCTGGAGGTCCAGACATGAGCCTGCTCAGGCTGTTCCAACCCCaaggagaggtggtggagggtCAAGAGGAGCCCCAGCATGCGTCCCCCTACGCCAGCCCTTCAGGGGGGTCACTTGAAAGCGGAGAGACGGGGGGCAGCGGGGAGAGTGGCATCGCCAGCGGAAATTGCACCCCCAAACGTccggagagggaggagagggctcAGGTAGGGGGGGAGTGGGTGagcgagagggatggagagatggcggGTGGAGAGAAGGAGTGGCTTGCAGGCGGGGACATCGAGGTGGTCCAGGAGTGGCAGAGGGAGAGCGAACGGAGAGGAGGAAACGGCGTCATCAGCAGTAACAGTGGTAACAACGACGGGGGGTcagggaagaagaagaaggaggaagcCTGTGAGTACTGTGGGAAACAGTTCCGGAACAGCAGCAACCTGACGGTGCACCGGCGCAGCCACACGGGAGAACGGCCCTACCAGTGTGGCCTGTGCAGCTACGCATGCGCCCAGAGCTCCAAGCTCACACGCCACATGAAGACCCACGGCGCCCACGGGGCCCGCGCCCCGTTCCTGTGCCAGCTGTGCGGGGTGCCCTTCACTGTGTACGCTACCCTGGAGAAACACCTGAAGAAGGTGCATGGGCTGAGCCATTCCAGCGTCGGGGCCTACACCCAGGCCAGTGCAGCGGATGCCAACTGGGCCCTTGTCAAAATGGAGGACGGGTTGGTCATCAAGATGGAGGATGAAGCCAGCACGGACCAAAAAGAAAGCAACATGGCTGCCATCGACGTGGGAGTGGAGGCTGAGGAGAACCAGAAAGGGGAGGTGGATGGTACTGTTAGCCCAGCcatagtggaggatagtgtgggtGAGCTTCCTACTGAAGGCAGTGTGGATGTGGGCTTGGTGTAA